aggtctgccatgaggacacagcctggaaacatgaggcttctttcatttgtctgaaggaggcctcatctcattcctcttcatGACCAGTGAGACAGTGAGACAATGACCAGTTCTGTatcggggcaggagaacaacctCATTGATCAGGAtggagcaggacctgacacgctgagcagtgaccctgaggagaagggcctgggcactacaaggtccccacaccagcccgtggtgcacgctcaccatgaacaaggcagctgcacacggggctgcatgaggaggagcgtggggacccagacacctgcagttctcatcccattcggttcagcactggtgtgacccacacacacgggtgtgtgccagtgtgcggcttcccagtttggagcagcagggaggaactgcagagtgcagggctgtgccaaggcaggttcagcaccttgtgcacatggtgtggggtgctgagggacctgggctgctttggccccgcagcgctggggaggctgcagcagtgcaggagtagcctgagagtgcttgaagggtggtttcagagatggtggaggtttcttcatagtgggaaagagcatgagaatgaaataatggcccaaagtgcagctggggaggtccaggctggacatgagcagaaaggaacgtgatggaagggcagtgctgtgggggagcaggtcagcagagggagtctgcatcagcccaaggctttgtgcttcaaggaccagctggggaggatggagagacctcagcaaaggaaggaagatgctcagacaggagcaaggtggggcagcaggggggatgtctccagcctgcagggacagaggtgcaggggatgccacagcacaggacaggctgtcgtggagatgatcaagggatgtaaagaggctgaaagccccaccagacatgagctccttctccccttggctgtggctgttgtctgcacctctgatgcctgtgaggagacaccttgtccttgcagcacaggggcctcatggccttcttgtccccagccaggaacctgggaggggtgggaccatagtcctgcccttggccttgcacagccccacatcacactgtcccaggaagagccctgggcaacgtgggagggacaggatctgacttcccagggttgggggtcagggcttagttctttggttaatgaaacacatccaggtttacgcagcatcagagagacctttactttgcttttcctgacctgtcatcacTGCcaccagttttctgctctaaccgAACTCTGGGGTCAGTTCTTCAGCTGTgtccctcagtgggacccattaacattacaagaaactttggagtttgaatctgaatctgacttcttgagaagtttcttcaatttcctccagggtctgaggtccatggactcagcaccaaacccaccagaggggtcattaaagcgtcttgggctgctcctgtgctgctgagctgggctgggctcctgggacacagggagctcatggcagcggcagcgctgcagagagacagctctgcccaggagcagctcctctgcacacgcagcagggctgagggctctgcctggggatctcaggagacgagcaaggcagagagagattaacggtggtcaggactgggaggatgactgagagctcactggaggagaaacctttgcagccctcgccatggtaagtctctgggtgcagggcagtgcagctgtagctcctggaggcatctcttgaaactggcacaggcacagcttgtggggtctgtaaggacggggctcttgtcaggccatgttgaacagctgtgaagccgggtgagcacccaggggtgcccagggctgtcctgcagagcagggtccctgcaccccagggctgtgccgggcagggactctgccgcctgccagggtcagcgctcagcctgcccgggagatcccaacaacaaggaggggagaagctgtggggggaaggagtgATCCCGGGCAGGACAGGGTCATTCTGCCTttgagagggtgctgtgtggatCAGAGTTGCTGACAACTCACCCCCAGGGACATTCCAAGAGGCACAACAAGGCAGGGATTATCTGAGAGGGAAGCAATTATTGCCTTTTGTCCTCTACTCTTGGCTGGCTGGCTAGGAAAGGTAAGGTGGAAATATGTCTTGCAGTTACGGAGAAAGTGCTGAAACTccaaatattgatttttctctgagaGCGCAATTCAACGCTCTCTGGCTCACAGAGCAGCAACATCTCCTTTCCAGCCCCTTTAGGGCTGGTGTGATATTCTCAGCAGAATccgcacacacacagagatgttCCTGGGCAGTGCTGAGCTGCCAGGAGGTTTGTGCAGGGAAGAGCTGAGCACGCAGGGGGTGGGACAGACTGACACTGAGAGCAGTGACAGGGaggagacatggggacagagaAACAGCTCCCGGCAGGAGAtgtctctgtgggagcaaaTTCCCTAAGCCCATCATGCCCTGTGGGGCTCTGGGATGTGCGacatgtggggctggggaatgagcctATTCTGTCCCAGTCAGAACGGCTTTAGGACATCCCAGTGCTTCTCTGGCATGATATTGTGAATTATGATTACGATATAAGTAGATTATGCTTATGTATAAACACAAGAACTCCCCCCCTTTCCCAGGTCCCGGTGCTGTAGGGCAGGGTTGACTCCTTGGGAGCCCACAGGAAGAGGCCCTGATCCTCACAGCACAATCAGAAAGCACAAACCAGTGCTCCAGCCAGGGAGATGACCACAGGGGCTGCCAAAAAGGAGAGAACAATTCGCATTTCTGTATGTGGTGGCACAGGTGGAAGTACAAGAGGGATGTTGGTTGAGGCGGGGAAGAGATTTTCTGGGAGAACTCCCTCCTGATTTGTCAACGTGCTCTCCTGTTtccacagcgccccatgcccagaggcagcaaatgtccaacagcagctccatcacccagttcctcctcctgccgttcacagacacacgggagctgcagctcttgcacttctggctcttcctgggcatctacctggctgccctcctgggcaacggcctcatcatcaccaccatagcctgggaccagcacctccacacccccatgtacttcttcctgctcaacctcgccctcctcgacctgggatgcatctccaccattgtccccaaatccatggccaattccttCTGGGTCACCAGGAAcatctcctacacaggatgtgTTGCACAGCTCTTTGTCTTTACCTTCTTGGTAGtagcagagtattgtctcctcaccatcatgtcgtacgaccgctacgttgccatctgcaaacccctgcactacgggaccctcctgggcagcagagcttgtgtccacatggcagcagctgcctgggccactgggtttctcaatgctctgctgcacacggccaatacattttcactgcccctgtgcaagggcaatgccctgggccagttcttctgtgaaatgccccagatcctcaagctctcctgctcacactcctacctcagggaagcTGGGTTTCTTCTAGTCGGCTTTTCTTTCgcttttggctgttttgtgttcattgtggtgtcctatgtgcagatcttcagggccgtgctgaggatcccctctgagcagggacggcacaaagccttttccacctgcctccctcacctggccgtggtctccctgtttgtcagcactgccatgtttgcctacctgaagcccccctccatctcctccccatccctggacctggttttgtcctttctgtactcagtggtgcctccagcagtgaaccccctcatctacagcatcaggaaccaggagctcaaggatgccctgaggaaacaGATGACTGGATTTCTTCTGAAGCTATAAACTGTCTCTAACTTCTTCTACATAAGAGTTATAGTCCAACTCATTGCAGGTTCATCCTGTgtgcagtattttttgtttctacttGTGTTTGcttattatgaaaatattttaattccctTTGTAATTCActgcctgcttttcttttctcactgAGTGGCTGTGTCAGTGACAAATTCGTGCTTTCTGtgtttaagtaaaataaagggaccttccaccattttttttctactgacaTCTTAACTCTAAGGCctttctggagctgcagggacagttcctgtgatgggaggaggggaaacgtgtccatcctggcagccctgccagggagcagcagcgcttgttcttccagagctgttctggttccactcccacactctccttctcatccctggtgttggtgcaaggcctgagtgctctgtcagcttggtcaccgtcctgctgtgtgtcagtgctgtgagcgcaggcagggacaggcaatgggcactgctgtgacagagctggcctcagtaACAGTACTTGCACAAGGAAAAGTGATCTTCTTTGGGCggtgcatgatggtttatatcttctttcaaTGTTTTTCTCAAGCTTATTCCTAAAAAAGTCACCCACTTATAAAACGCCATTGTGcatctgaacagtgtgtgtgtgcagggctggcacacagcagtgtcctctcacagccaggctcctgccagagacctgcaggaccagcagagcaggggctggactGTGCCCGTGTGCACTGGAAACACttcagaagctgccccaggacatcGTCATGGACTGGCCcatcacaaccaccatttccagcactggcctctctccccagctcacggaggttgttcttccctccatggagggacactgaatgagcaggtcagcagtccatgtttgcattgtacatATGAGATGCGAGCATGCACATCATGTGCGTGAGATGGCATGAACCTGAGTGAGCAGAAACACCATCAGCTGCTCCTGGGAGTTCCATGACGGCCTGCGGGACAGACAGTGTCTCGAGGTCACTTCACATTGGGAGTAACAGCCCACGGGAAACCACCCATTgggatcttcttccttgaactgaggtccccgtatccattcctcatgatgtggggctgaggtgcctccaATCCCTTTGGGGcagcaacaggaggccagaggtaCAATGTGACTCCTGTCTCTGTgagtaaaagggacagactctgtctctgaacatccctgggtgcataagGAGACCATGAGGCCAGCTCTGatggaaccctggcatttctgtgtgtgactccaggaacaagcCCAGTGGCCCAGTGacattcatctcagctgctgggacggctcattgcaagtgctcctgtctgctacaGCACCCTTGCCCGTGATTCTGGATTGTGCTTTCAAGAGTGACAGCAGAATCAGAGAAATTCTGAGGTCCTTGGGGAAGGAAGAtgtcaaacccatcttcaagaagggccTGAAGGAGGATTTGAAGAATTATGGGCTGATCAgcctacctctgtccctgggaagggtAAAGTCCATGTCTTCCTGCACCAATCTCCAGGcacctgaaggacaaggaagggattgctgaacccaaatgaGTGGAAAGCCCAGTGAGTCACAAGAAATGGTCTGAACCCATTCCAGAGCTTTAGACCCCTAGGAAAGAGCTCAGTGACAGTGCAGCCCAGCCAGTTGCATCTGTGTccctcactgagcagcacaaccagtgtgcagtcaccccatggtcctgcagccaacctgctctgcagagcatcagtgccaggctggggccctgtggggagcacaggatggggccaggagcaccaaagcagatcagaggagggatgggggagatcAGACAGGAGCTGACCTGGGCTGGAAATTGCCTTGGGGAGAAAACTGCTGGTGTTCAGCTGCCCCAAGATAACACCCAGAGTTAAGGGTGCAGGGCCAgaagtccttgctgtcctggtgcaTCACCAGGCCTGGGAAGTAGCTGGAGAAGGATTGGTGTCCCCCACGTGACATCTCTTAGTGCATTTTCCCTCCTAAAGGGTGTAATGGAAAGCAAGTCTGGGACCCTGTGTCCGGACTTGCACTGCAGAAAGTATTCACCCAGAAGCCACACCATTTTGCTCTGGTACTTCAGTCCTGGTGCTCATCACATGTCCTTGAGACAAACTTATGCACTCCTCTTGTAAACCTTGCCCCAAAAGCCACCCCTAGACAAGGCtcctgagctggggctgagctggagaactggggtccagctgtgaccagaggaaggacaaggcctgTCCTGGGTCCTCTAAAGGACTGGCAGCCTCTGTGATCTCCACCAGAAAAGGCAGTGTGCAGGAAACTGGAGACCAtctccccccagcccagcttgTTACTGCATgaacaaccaggagaaactgcccctggaccctcattccagaccccatctcctccacccatACAGGCAGTGCTCTTCCCCTTGTCACTGAGGTGGTTCCAGGGACCCAAGAGAGGAGGAGATGTTGGGTGGGGATATGgtgtccttcagtgctcctcatggtacctcctgctgggctttgtgccactggtcacaaccctctgagcctggatgttcagccagttctcagtgatgctaaacaggaacatgcccatgagcacattgggctgcactgggaggagcgtggccaccagacaagggcagttattgcccatcgtgactcagcacgggtgtggtcacatctggagccgTGTGTCCCAGTGTGAGGTTCCCCATTCTTGAGGAATGGGGAGGAGCTGTTGTGtggccagagaaagtctgggtcaTGTGTGGAGATGTTGAGAGACCCAAACTGCTTTAGCCTGGTGAAGGGGAGCCTGAGGAaatgtgctggttttactgaaattgggttaattttcttcatgcattttgaacctctctccttcacagccagtacagtattttgtttagatttactatgagaataatAAGATAATGTTGTTTCTTCCCTGGGATAgagttcattttgtcttttagcagctttatagtgtttgccatttgctatgaaaggaatgtcagaactCACTGAGTTCTcggctgttgtcagggaaaccaaggactttttttgaccatccagctgcagatgcagattggcaggagaagacacagacaggacagcacctggattGACATGCATGCTGATCAATGAAACATTCCCTATGATTAGCGCCatgctcagtctaaagctgGAGCTGGCTTTTAGGGCTTGTTACATCcgttactttgggttttccagctggtttggtcagttccattcggaagtttcattctgtcaggaGTTTGATGTCCATTCAGCCTTTTgccgttctgccattttgccattggcctttgggcctttctgcctgttgcccttttgctctctcttgcctgcatgggctgttcaggacaaaggtgctcccttctgcaggactggctgctctgtgtgactatttatctatttttatttaatttacctTAACTATTGTCACAGAAAACAAGGACTTCTCTGgagtccagctgcaggtgcaaattggcaggagagggcacagacaggacaaTCAACAAGCTATTCTctaccattagcatcatgctcagtataaagctggagatgccttttccagcccGTTATTTTTGGTTTTCCGGCTACTTTGCTTAGCTCTGTTCGGAAGTTCCATTCTATTGGGAGTTCAGCGTTAGTTCAGTTTTACGATGTTTTGCGGTTTTTCAATTGGCCCTtgggcctctctgccttttgaacttgtactttctcttgctgggatcagctgttcaggaccagggtgctctcttcttttgggctgCTCCTTCAGCACAATGGGATTTCTGTGGAATATGGCACTGAGtgtcatatattttactttacgTATATCTTAGTACAAGtatattattaatagtaatgtattctttttattgtcttattaatttttttgtctaaacccacaagtttatcccttcccattcacttctctcccttatcccaactggggactgggagcaggatgtgagcagctctcatggTCTTAGTTGGTGGCTGTGGTAAACCCATGACAAGAAAGGGCAGTAGTAgcttcagaaatcttgaaaatcactttccaagatgacaccttttattttattttattctactaTTTTTGGTAGAGgtaacagcatgagaaaggaaaatgatcagaaactgcagctctggatgtcCAGAGTGGAGatcaggataaagaaatgtcattctgagcgcagtgctgtggtcattcagagggactctggatcagccatgactttgtgtttccaggaagaCCTGGTgtggatggagagacagcagcacaggtggggacacagtgggctgagaacaaggtggggaagcgcatggggtgtctgcagcctgtggggaaacagccacaggcctgggacagtgtcggatggactgtggtggagatggccaagggtgacactggatgtccctgaaagagccaaggtctttgtccccttggctatggctgatgtctCTGCCACCGAGGCCTAAGAAGAGACACGTcattgtcatggccatggctcCCCATTGCTTCCTTGCACCCCCATGCAGGCCAGGAGGTGTCACAccattgccctgcactgggcatcgcgctccccacagccccaggaagaacctgagccacctgtgagggacaggatctcccttcccaggggcaggggctcaaggcttggccattgtccttcatcagacaaaccaagggctttctcagcatcagagctgctgcactttgcctttgcctgatgcaatcacagcctccaattatctgctctaacgagtccctggggaggctttgtcagtaacagccctcagtggggcccattaatgcttcaaggtactttggagtttgttctgacttggactcttgagcagattcttcagcctgtccttggtatctgaggttcatggactcagcaccaaatacgccacggggctcattaaaacacagaaagacctAACGAgcaatgcttctttctttaatttcattcaaatcttccagacatgtagaactaactggagaggtttcaatgggacacttgctgatgaaggtttcaaagaagatttaatgaaggaggtttattatttcaagcttgttttctgtcattttccagtgtatagaagaagtgacagcagcattctacactggacattgatcccgagggtctcctgaagacatctggacaggcaggagaacagtcccttgaggctggacactgtatggacaacctggctcctcacccccacccccagtctgccggttccctcattggccaccagagattgcatcacttttcctacatcagtttaataaacagcaaaacactttcctcagctgtgtgtgtaagctggatctgatgaggtccagcatccacaagggacacccacacaagaaatggtttagacagagagataggagaggatagaaataaacacaatgaacttgttgactgccatgttaattagagctctgaagaacggggcaagtttgtaactccctgaagctcaaagcagaaaccagacagctgagaggccactgaatgaccaaagagcaagtggaggaggaacctgagagcactgggaagggcaaacgtccagacagtgctggaaagttgtccttggacagggacatttaatcaggagaggtgggaactcctgaatgacgagggagatgaaataatagagtgttggtaatagaagtacaggggaaaaccaatatttcttctccttcccttagtacatctttcatcagctgtctcaccataaacagccagggccattttagtgccccagtgtacctgaggtgctggcctgggattggcatctctcacacaggacctggggagaccagagcaccttgcagtgcaggtggagcctgggcaggggttcccggggcatctacactggcaccaggtgattgtgtccctggagctgaagacatttgtgtcctaaacccatgcccagttctggagaactctttcctttccaaagaaaagagactcccctacaaagactttaaaataaataaataaataaataaataaataaataaataaataaataagcaaataaacaaataaataaatcagtaagtaaataactaactaactaaataagtaaataaataagtatgtaaataagtaaataagtaaataagtaaataagtaaataagtaaataagtaaataaataattaaatacttaaatacataaatacttaaatacataaataaatacataaatacatacattaataaatagaaataaagaaagaaagaaaaagaaagaaacaaacaaacaaagaaacaaagaaagaaacaaggaaacaaagaaacaaagaaagaaacaaagaaagaaaaagaaggttgacacgctcctttgctttggatctttgtcttcatttcttcttattttaatatccattgacatcaactgacatctgatgggcctgcaggcatgaagccgagatcatgttgtgtcttgcacagcgccccatgccctctgaaccttccctgcccaggactcctcacacgttgcccagagcgagtcacactgaggggttggctggttcactggctgagatgttggtttagatggtcacctacagcacaggtggatcctgccccatcatcgcctgctctgctccagtctgaaacagagcccaacatcacaatgggatcatgagagaactgaggttgaagggacctcaggagtctgcagtccaacctgtcaccaactggtcacaccaaggtgttcaagccttgattcaatcagagctttagcaggactagagaagtgatcatccctttgtactgggcactggtgaggctgcaccttgaatcctggggtcagttt
This DNA window, taken from Columba livia isolate bColLiv1 breed racing homer unplaced genomic scaffold, bColLiv1.pat.W.v2 Scaffold_291, whole genome shotgun sequence, encodes the following:
- the LOC135578056 gene encoding olfactory receptor 14J1-like is translated as MSNSSSITQFLLLPFTDTRELQLLHFWLFLGIYLAALLGNGLIITTIAWDQHLHTPMYFFLLNLALLDLGCISTIVPKSMANSFWVTRNISYTGCVAQLFVFTFLVVAEYCLLTIMSYDRYVAICKPLHYGTLLGSRACVHMAAAAWATGFLNALLHTANTFSLPLCKGNALGQFFCEMPQILKLSCSHSYLREAGFLLVGFSFAFGCFVFIVVSYVQIFRAVLRIPSEQGRHKAFSTCLPHLAVVSLFVSTAMFAYLKPPSISSPSLDLVLSFLYSVVPPAVNPLIYSIRNQELKDALRKQMTGFLLKL